The following coding sequences lie in one Liolophura sinensis isolate JHLJ2023 chromosome 4, CUHK_Ljap_v2, whole genome shotgun sequence genomic window:
- the LOC135464466 gene encoding luciferin-binding protein-like: MAQMSTQATTGISDYRINKIRSYCKFLNANNDGFITKEDHELAVMNMAEVCNASTKEVEHMERTLTHWWEFYRGGKENVTKVPIPEVVQRAIAFCTTKDLTEAQNKTRAAHGQMFDLVDRNKDGSITAEELRIYYKSYRVHDEDFINAVFKRIDEDRDGLISREEYVEAHVAFWYSDDPENGCEYLYDVSK, encoded by the coding sequence ATGGCGCAAATGTCTACGCAAGCGACTACGGGCATCAGCGACTATCGTATCAACAAAATCAGATCTTACTGTAAGTTTCTCAATGCTAATAATGATGGATTCATTACTAAAGAAGATCACGAATTGGCGGTGATGAATATGGCTGAGGTTTGTAACGCCAGTACTAAGGAGGTTGAACACATGGAAAGAACCTTAACACACTGGTGGGAATTTTATCGTGGTGGGAAGGAAAATGTTACTAAAGTTCCTATTCCAGAAGTTGTTCAACGCGCCATAGCCTTCTGCACTACTAAAGACCTCACAGAAGCACAAAACAAAACTCGAGCAGCTCACGGGCAGATGTTTGACCTTGTAGACCGCAACAAAGATGGATCTATCACAGCCGAAGAGCTACGTATTTATTACAAATCCTACAGAGTCCATGACGAAGATTTTATCAACGCTGTTTTCAAAAGAATCGATGAGGACAGAGATGGACTGATTTCACGTGAAGAGTATGTGGAGGCTCATGTTGCCTTCTGGTACAGCGATGATCCTGAGAATGGATGTGAGTACCTGTATGACGTGTCTAAGTGA